The following proteins are co-located in the Motilibacter rhizosphaerae genome:
- a CDS encoding deoxyguanosinetriphosphate triphosphohydrolase produces the protein MSEGYAPSDAARWVPEPPRKPADERRSPYARDLARLVHASGLRRLAGKTQVVHPWSDDFVRNRLTHSLEVAQIGREVARALGCDADVVETACLAHDLGHPPFGHNGERALDEVAGPAGGFEGNAQTLRLLTRLEAKSAGAVPGGEVRSVGLNLTRASLDAATKYPWLRDDPRAARGKYGAYAADAEALAWVREGAPHDRPCVEAQVMDWADDVAYSVHDLEDGVQAGLVDLAALGDRDEVAAVVAVATRTYAPGADPAALAAALARVVALPEWPTGHDGSRASLAALKGLTSTLVGRFCTAAEDATRGDAGTDGPLTRFACELVVPEGTRLEVAVLKAVAARYVMEAAGRAAQLERQREAVAALVAHALERGPEPLAPVFAEDWAAARDDADRLRVAVDAVASLTDASAAAMFLRVAAQPPGAPTASL, from the coding sequence ATGAGCGAGGGCTACGCACCGTCCGACGCCGCCCGCTGGGTGCCCGAGCCGCCGCGCAAGCCCGCCGACGAGCGCCGCTCCCCGTACGCCCGCGACCTGGCCCGCCTCGTGCACGCGAGCGGCCTGCGCCGCCTCGCCGGCAAGACCCAGGTCGTGCACCCGTGGAGCGACGACTTCGTCCGCAACCGCCTGACCCACTCGCTCGAGGTCGCCCAGATCGGGCGCGAGGTCGCCCGCGCGCTCGGCTGCGACGCCGACGTCGTCGAGACCGCCTGCCTCGCCCACGACCTCGGGCACCCGCCCTTCGGGCACAACGGCGAGCGCGCGCTCGACGAGGTGGCCGGCCCGGCCGGCGGCTTCGAGGGCAACGCCCAGACGCTGCGCCTGCTCACGCGGCTCGAGGCGAAGTCGGCCGGTGCGGTGCCGGGCGGTGAGGTCCGCAGCGTGGGGCTGAACCTCACCCGGGCGAGCCTCGACGCCGCGACGAAGTACCCGTGGCTGCGCGACGACCCGCGCGCCGCCCGCGGCAAGTACGGCGCGTACGCCGCGGACGCCGAGGCCCTCGCGTGGGTGCGCGAGGGTGCGCCGCACGACCGGCCGTGCGTCGAGGCGCAGGTCATGGACTGGGCCGACGACGTCGCGTACTCCGTGCACGACCTCGAGGACGGCGTGCAGGCCGGCCTGGTCGACCTCGCCGCGCTCGGCGACCGCGACGAGGTGGCCGCCGTGGTCGCCGTCGCCACCAGGACGTACGCGCCGGGGGCGGACCCCGCCGCACTTGCCGCGGCGCTGGCCCGCGTGGTGGCGCTGCCCGAGTGGCCGACGGGCCACGACGGCTCGCGGGCGTCGCTCGCCGCGCTGAAGGGGCTCACCAGCACGCTGGTCGGCCGCTTCTGCACGGCGGCCGAGGACGCCACGCGCGGCGACGCCGGGACGGACGGCCCGCTCACGCGCTTCGCCTGCGAGCTCGTCGTCCCCGAGGGGACGCGGCTCGAGGTCGCGGTGCTCAAGGCCGTGGCCGCCCGCTACGTCATGGAGGCCGCCGGCCGCGCCGCCCAGCTCGAGCGGCAGCGCGAGGCGGTCGCTGCGCTGGTGGCGCACGCGCTCGAGCGCGGGCCGGAGCCCCTCGCCCCGGTCTTCGCCGAGGACTGGGCCGCCGCGAGGGACGACGCCGACCGCCTGCGAGTGGCCGTCGACGCGGTGGCGAGCCTCACCGACGCCTCGGCCGCGGCCATGTTCCTGCGTGTCGCGGCACAACCTCCGGGGGCTCCCACCGCATCGTTGTAG
- a CDS encoding putative bifunctional diguanylate cyclase/phosphodiesterase produces the protein MAEAGRIPLRARAVFTALALLALALTVVRVPCSLPAPGWWLAALAVPVLARYPLVVLRHASGYEIGLDPVVVLFLAFAEPRHAALLWALSTTVAQGTTERGPWVRCFNAADSVLAGLAALAVAHLCDPGANPSGVLGVVTAALAGTTYYAVDYALSAVAVAVLGRAPLRSALWDETAPVMLASAGGCASLGYLGALVLHQDAAAFPLVLVPLVTVVYAGHAFSGVEDERLRFQALFTAARAQHAARDSREVLASAVEAGEHALGNSDVRIVSERPDGGIASPLGQGGPWLAASPKGTATRVYQDDDVDVLDLLATLTGDSLSRLALVSELEQLATVDGLTGLANGAALARALREAGPGAAVLFIDLDGFKAVNDEHGHDAGDALLRAVAHRLRRSVRTGDLVARPGGDEFVVLLPEADGPTAEGLAARVVTDLARPVSVGGSTVAVGASVGVAVGGGDLVRRADIAMYAAKRAGKDRYARCTDEMHRQHMEARDLPEQLRGAGERGELVLHYQPIVDLALGRVDGVEALIRWQHPTRGLLAPDAFIPQAEESGVVDELTAWVLQRAVADGAALHAAAGRQVSISINVPAAALVRGVLLDELRHGSREDVQLILEVTETTLAEPAAVPVLEEFRRRGVRIALDDFGTGHSSLAALRLLPVDIIKLDRAFTADLPGDPRAGHLIRSVGSLASALDKPLVVEGIEGADQLAELQRLGVVLGQGFLLARPAPLAQVLPLVAPGATVRGLRQPPLTASSASAPSPAQVP, from the coding sequence GTGGCGGAGGCAGGGCGCATCCCCCTGAGGGCGCGCGCGGTGTTCACCGCGCTCGCCCTGCTCGCGCTCGCCCTGACGGTCGTCAGGGTGCCGTGCTCGCTGCCCGCGCCGGGCTGGTGGCTGGCCGCGCTGGCCGTGCCGGTCCTCGCCCGCTACCCGCTGGTCGTGCTGCGCCACGCGAGCGGCTACGAGATCGGGCTCGACCCGGTCGTCGTGCTCTTCCTCGCCTTCGCCGAGCCGCGGCACGCGGCCCTGCTGTGGGCGCTGTCGACGACGGTCGCCCAGGGCACGACCGAGCGCGGGCCGTGGGTGCGCTGCTTCAACGCCGCCGACTCCGTGCTCGCCGGGCTCGCCGCGCTGGCGGTCGCCCACCTGTGCGACCCCGGCGCCAACCCCAGCGGTGTGCTCGGGGTGGTCACGGCGGCGCTGGCGGGGACGACGTACTACGCCGTGGACTACGCACTGTCCGCGGTCGCGGTCGCGGTCCTCGGGCGCGCCCCCCTGCGCAGCGCGCTGTGGGACGAGACCGCCCCGGTCATGCTCGCGAGCGCGGGCGGCTGCGCCAGCCTCGGCTACCTCGGCGCGCTCGTCCTGCACCAGGACGCCGCGGCCTTCCCGCTCGTGCTCGTCCCGCTCGTCACCGTGGTCTACGCGGGCCACGCCTTCAGCGGCGTGGAGGACGAGCGGCTGCGCTTCCAGGCGCTGTTCACCGCCGCCCGGGCCCAGCACGCGGCGCGCGACTCGCGCGAGGTCCTGGCCAGCGCGGTCGAGGCCGGCGAGCACGCGCTCGGCAACAGCGACGTGCGCATCGTCAGCGAGCGGCCGGACGGCGGCATCGCCAGCCCGCTCGGGCAGGGCGGACCCTGGCTGGCCGCCTCCCCCAAGGGCACCGCCACGCGGGTCTACCAGGACGACGACGTCGACGTGCTCGACCTGCTCGCGACCCTCACCGGCGACTCGCTGAGCCGCCTCGCCCTCGTCAGCGAGCTCGAGCAGCTCGCCACGGTCGACGGCCTCACGGGCCTCGCCAACGGCGCCGCCCTCGCCCGCGCCCTGCGCGAGGCCGGGCCGGGGGCCGCGGTGCTCTTCATCGACCTCGACGGCTTCAAGGCGGTGAACGACGAGCACGGGCACGACGCCGGGGACGCGCTGCTGCGGGCCGTCGCGCACCGCCTGCGCCGGTCGGTCCGCACGGGTGACCTCGTCGCGCGCCCCGGCGGCGACGAGTTCGTCGTGCTGCTGCCCGAGGCGGACGGTCCGACGGCCGAGGGGCTGGCCGCGCGCGTGGTGACCGACCTCGCCCGCCCCGTCTCCGTCGGCGGCAGCACGGTCGCGGTCGGCGCCAGCGTCGGCGTCGCGGTCGGCGGTGGCGACCTGGTGCGCCGCGCGGACATCGCGATGTACGCCGCGAAGCGCGCCGGCAAGGACCGCTACGCCCGCTGCACCGACGAGATGCACCGCCAGCACATGGAGGCCCGCGACCTGCCGGAGCAGCTGCGCGGCGCCGGCGAGCGCGGCGAGCTCGTCCTGCACTACCAGCCGATCGTCGACCTGGCGCTGGGCCGCGTCGACGGCGTCGAGGCGCTCATCCGGTGGCAGCACCCGACGCGCGGGCTGCTGGCCCCCGACGCCTTCATCCCGCAGGCGGAGGAGTCCGGGGTCGTCGACGAGCTCACGGCGTGGGTGCTGCAGCGGGCGGTCGCGGACGGGGCGGCGCTGCACGCGGCGGCCGGGCGGCAGGTCTCGATCAGCATCAACGTGCCCGCGGCGGCGCTGGTGCGCGGCGTGCTGCTGGACGAGCTGCGCCACGGCAGCCGCGAGGACGTGCAGCTCATCCTCGAGGTGACCGAGACGACGCTGGCTGAGCCGGCTGCCGTGCCGGTCCTGGAGGAGTTCCGCCGGCGCGGGGTGCGCATCGCCCTCGACGACTTCGGTACGGGCCACTCCTCGCTCGCGGCCCTGCGCCTGCTCCCCGTCGACATCATCAAGCTCGACCGCGCCTTCACCGCCGACCTGCCGGGCGACCCGCGCGCGGGGCACCTCATCCGCTCGGTCGGCTCGCTCGCCAGCGCCCTGGACAAGCCGCTCGTCGTGGAGGGCATCGAGGGCGCCGACCAGCTCGCCGAGCTGCAGCGGCTGGGCGTCGTGCTCGGCCAGGGCTTCCTGCTCGCCCGGCCGGCCCCGCTGGCGCAGGTGCTGCCGCTCGTCGCACCGGGCGCGACCGTGCGCGGGCTGCGTCAGCCGCCGCTGACCGCCAGCTCGGCGTCCGCACCGAGCCCGGCGCAGGTGCCGTAG
- the dusB gene encoding tRNA dihydrouridine synthase DusB → MSAPTLPASVAPLQLGRLRVDLPVVLAPMAGITNPPYRQLCREAAGGRGVFVSEMITSRGLVEGDRETLHLLEPAPGEVPRSVQLYGVDPHYVGEAVRILVAEHGVDHVDLNFGCPVPKVTKRGGGAALPWKRDLLRAIVRSAVAAAGEVPLTFKTRKGLDEERLTYLDAGRIAEEEGVAAVALHGRTAIQGYSGEADWEAVARLKESTSVPVLGNGDVWEADDALRMLAQTGADGVVVGRGCLGRPWLFAHLAAAFDGAPPPPQPSLGEVAATVRRHGELLAAWTGEDRGLRELRKFMAWYLKGFAVGSHLRQRLGLVSSLAELDALLGELDPAQPFPEAELGRPRGRTSPQKRLALPEGWLDDPYGTCAGLGADAELAVSGG, encoded by the coding sequence GTGAGCGCGCCGACCCTGCCCGCCAGCGTGGCGCCCCTCCAGCTCGGGCGGCTGCGCGTCGACCTGCCGGTGGTGCTGGCGCCGATGGCCGGGATCACCAACCCGCCGTACCGGCAGCTCTGCCGCGAGGCCGCCGGCGGGCGCGGCGTGTTCGTCAGCGAGATGATCACGAGCCGCGGGCTCGTCGAGGGCGACCGCGAGACCCTGCACCTGCTCGAGCCGGCGCCGGGCGAGGTCCCGCGCAGCGTCCAGCTGTACGGCGTGGACCCGCACTACGTCGGCGAGGCCGTGCGCATCCTCGTGGCGGAGCACGGGGTGGACCACGTCGACCTCAACTTCGGCTGCCCCGTGCCCAAGGTCACGAAGCGCGGCGGGGGAGCGGCGCTGCCGTGGAAGCGCGACCTGCTGCGCGCGATCGTCCGCAGTGCGGTGGCCGCTGCCGGCGAGGTCCCGCTCACCTTCAAGACCCGCAAGGGGCTCGACGAGGAGCGGCTGACCTACCTCGACGCCGGGCGCATCGCCGAGGAGGAGGGCGTCGCTGCCGTCGCCCTGCACGGCCGCACGGCGATCCAGGGCTACAGCGGCGAGGCCGACTGGGAGGCGGTCGCCCGGCTCAAGGAGTCGACCAGCGTCCCGGTGCTCGGCAACGGCGACGTGTGGGAGGCCGACGACGCGCTGCGGATGCTCGCGCAGACCGGGGCGGACGGCGTCGTCGTGGGGCGCGGCTGCCTCGGGCGGCCGTGGCTGTTCGCCCACCTGGCGGCGGCGTTCGACGGGGCACCCCCGCCCCCGCAGCCCTCGCTCGGCGAGGTCGCCGCGACGGTCCGGCGCCACGGCGAGCTGCTCGCCGCGTGGACCGGGGAGGACCGCGGGCTGCGCGAGCTGCGCAAGTTCATGGCGTGGTACCTCAAGGGCTTCGCCGTGGGGTCCCACCTGCGCCAGCGGCTCGGCCTCGTGAGCAGCCTCGCCGAGCTCGACGCGCTGCTGGGCGAGCTCGACCCTGCCCAGCCGTTCCCCGAGGCCGAGCTCGGCCGCCCGCGTGGGCGGACGAGCCCGCAGAAGCGCCTGGCGCTGCCCGAGGGCTGGCTCGACGACCCCTACGGCACCTGCGCCGGGCTCGGTGCGGACGCCGAGCTGGCGGTCAGCGGCGGCTGA
- a CDS encoding SIS domain-containing protein — MTSGTTAAPSVRLDARQRAVLDRVAAAERASIAALPTDDPLDPKRRARVAATLPELVAQPQAVRATWAAGSEALERVASSLLERRPERVLLTGAGDSLAVLAAARLALEGALGVPCEPVQSLELAKYQVGTLSDRTLVVALSSSGETTRTAEALLLAQHAGAATLALTNTPGSTLDVESTHQLHVVATRVGWPTQSSTAALALLLRLACLVRVGARQAGAEALLAELDALPEAMGEALAGIDAPLAAQAAREAAGRMYLFSGGGPSAAAAVVGAAKVKECTPDHALAVQVEEYHHYNSQKAGEPLWLIAPSGPSVPRALDTAREARRFGGRVYVVTSAGETAFDGEDVDGVVRLPDVAEELSGLLTFLPAQLVGYHLAVAKFALAEAGGPRG; from the coding sequence ATGACCAGCGGGACCACGGCTGCGCCGAGCGTACGGCTCGACGCCCGGCAGCGCGCGGTGCTCGACCGCGTCGCGGCGGCCGAGCGCGCCTCGATCGCCGCGCTACCGACCGACGACCCGCTCGACCCGAAGCGGCGCGCCCGCGTCGCGGCGACCCTGCCCGAGCTGGTGGCGCAGCCGCAGGCGGTGCGCGCGACGTGGGCGGCGGGGTCGGAGGCCCTCGAGCGCGTGGCGTCCTCCCTGCTCGAGCGGCGGCCGGAGCGCGTGCTCCTCACCGGCGCCGGCGACTCGCTCGCCGTGCTCGCCGCAGCCCGGCTCGCGCTCGAGGGCGCCCTCGGTGTCCCCTGCGAGCCGGTGCAGAGCCTGGAGCTCGCGAAGTACCAGGTGGGCACGCTCAGCGACCGCACGCTCGTCGTCGCCCTGTCCAGCTCGGGCGAGACGACGCGCACCGCCGAGGCGCTCCTGCTCGCCCAGCACGCGGGGGCGGCGACCCTGGCCCTCACCAACACCCCCGGCTCGACGCTGGACGTGGAGAGCACGCACCAGCTGCACGTCGTGGCCACGCGCGTCGGCTGGCCGACGCAGTCCTCGACCGCCGCGCTCGCGCTGCTCCTCCGGCTCGCCTGCCTGGTCCGGGTCGGCGCCCGCCAGGCCGGGGCCGAGGCGCTGCTCGCGGAGCTCGACGCGCTGCCGGAGGCGATGGGCGAGGCCCTCGCCGGGATCGACGCGCCCCTCGCCGCCCAGGCCGCGCGGGAGGCTGCCGGACGGATGTACCTCTTCTCCGGCGGCGGCCCGAGCGCGGCCGCTGCGGTCGTGGGTGCCGCGAAGGTCAAGGAGTGCACGCCCGACCACGCGCTCGCGGTGCAGGTCGAGGAGTACCACCACTACAACTCGCAGAAGGCCGGGGAGCCGCTCTGGCTGATCGCCCCCTCCGGGCCCTCGGTCCCGCGGGCGCTCGACACCGCCCGCGAGGCCCGGCGCTTCGGCGGCCGCGTCTACGTCGTCACCAGCGCCGGCGAGACCGCCTTCGACGGCGAGGACGTCGACGGCGTCGTCCGGCTCCCCGACGTCGCCGAGGAGCTCAGCGGCCTGCTGACGTTCCTGCCGGCCCAGCTGGTCGGCTACCACCTCGCGGTCGCGAAGTTCGCGCTCGCGGAGGCGGGGGGCCCCCGTGGCTGA
- a CDS encoding carbohydrate kinase family protein yields MAEEPDLQPPDLQPLDLQPLDLLCLGNITIDEAVAPDGSSTSALGGDALFAALAAALGPARVGWLAPVGTDLPDSARQDLAAAGLPVRTQPVRALPTVRNVVRYAADGTRTWEMLCTEEDFDELSVRPSDLDEDLLRSRAFLVCGMSLRAQLALSPWLRAQAAGTVYLDLQEDYLEGNEDELLALVSSCDVFLPSEVEAVALARTSDLGEAARTFRDLGPQTVVVKRAERGCLVLLPGASDLVAVPADLVEAVDSTGAGDAFCGAFAAHHALTGDALGAARAGARAARTAVSGPGLSALLAEVVAARGVRA; encoded by the coding sequence GTGGCTGAGGAGCCGGACCTGCAGCCGCCGGACCTGCAGCCGCTGGACCTGCAGCCGCTGGACCTGCTCTGCCTGGGCAACATCACCATCGACGAGGCGGTCGCCCCGGACGGCTCGTCGACCTCCGCGCTCGGCGGGGACGCGCTGTTCGCCGCCCTCGCCGCCGCGCTCGGTCCCGCGCGCGTCGGCTGGCTGGCGCCGGTCGGTACGGACCTGCCCGACAGCGCCCGGCAGGACCTCGCGGCTGCGGGCCTGCCCGTCAGGACGCAGCCCGTGCGGGCCCTGCCCACCGTCCGCAACGTCGTCCGCTACGCCGCCGACGGCACGCGCACCTGGGAGATGCTCTGCACCGAGGAGGACTTCGACGAGCTGTCGGTACGGCCCTCCGACCTCGACGAGGACCTGCTGCGCAGCAGGGCCTTCCTCGTCTGCGGCATGAGCCTGCGCGCCCAGCTCGCCCTCTCGCCGTGGCTCCGCGCGCAGGCGGCCGGCACCGTCTACCTGGACCTCCAGGAGGACTACCTCGAGGGCAACGAGGACGAGCTGCTCGCCCTGGTCTCCAGTTGCGACGTGTTCCTCCCGAGCGAGGTGGAGGCCGTGGCGCTCGCGCGGACGAGCGACCTCGGGGAGGCCGCGCGGACCTTCCGCGACCTCGGCCCGCAGACCGTGGTCGTCAAGCGCGCCGAGCGCGGCTGCCTCGTCCTGCTCCCCGGGGCGAGCGACCTCGTCGCGGTGCCGGCCGACCTCGTGGAGGCCGTCGACAGCACCGGCGCCGGGGACGCGTTCTGCGGGGCCTTCGCGGCCCACCACGCGCTGACCGGCGACGCCCTCGGGGCCGCCCGCGCCGGCGCCCGCGCCGCCCGGACGGCCGTCAGCGGTCCCGGCCTCTCCGCGCTCCTCGCGGAGGTCGTCGCGGCCAGGGGCGTGCGCGCATGA
- a CDS encoding aspartate/glutamate racemase family protein — protein sequence MSGPRIRVVNPNTTASMTASAVAAARRAAPHATVEGSTPSRGVDSVESHVDEVWGALGVLEQVLAGERAGTDAYVVACFGDTGVPAAREVARGPVVGMTEAALLTAALVAHRFTVVTLPRRTREQSDRVVGALGLGHRCVVRAVDVPVAEVHEDSTHLLETFVEQGRLALEEDAAEALVLGCAGLTDLVDPLRARLGVPVVEGVAAATTLAVALLAQGVGTSRAATWAAPERLGPVGA from the coding sequence ATGAGCGGCCCCCGGATCCGCGTGGTCAACCCCAACACGACCGCGAGCATGACGGCGAGCGCCGTCGCCGCCGCCCGCCGTGCCGCTCCGCACGCCACCGTCGAGGGCAGCACCCCCTCGCGCGGCGTCGACTCCGTCGAGAGCCACGTCGACGAGGTGTGGGGTGCCCTCGGGGTGCTCGAGCAGGTGCTCGCGGGCGAGCGGGCGGGCACCGACGCGTACGTCGTGGCGTGCTTCGGCGACACCGGGGTCCCGGCCGCGCGCGAGGTGGCCCGGGGACCGGTCGTCGGCATGACCGAGGCCGCGCTCCTGACCGCCGCGCTCGTCGCGCACCGCTTCACCGTGGTCACCCTGCCCCGGCGCACGCGCGAGCAGTCCGACCGGGTGGTCGGCGCGCTGGGGCTGGGGCACCGCTGCGTGGTGCGCGCCGTCGACGTCCCGGTCGCCGAGGTGCACGAGGACTCCACGCACCTGCTGGAGACCTTCGTGGAGCAGGGGCGGCTCGCCCTGGAGGAGGACGCGGCGGAGGCGCTCGTGCTCGGCTGCGCCGGGCTCACCGACCTCGTCGATCCGCTCCGGGCCCGGCTGGGTGTGCCGGTGGTCGAGGGCGTCGCCGCCGCCACCACGTTGGCCGTGGCCCTGCTCGCCCAGGGCGTCGGCACCTCGCGCGCCGCCACCTGGGCCGCGCCCGAGCGGCTCGGACCGGTGGGCGCATGA
- a CDS encoding amidohydrolase family protein → MTATGTLFTDVLVWDADAPGGTTGPTDVLVRGQRIAAVGRVDRTEVDPGTRVVEGHGHHLLVPGLVNAHFHSPANHLKGSLPSLPLELFMLFESPVTPELRATPREAYLRTALGALEMLRGGTTCVQDDAFLMPSPEPDVIDAVLSAYRDCGIRARVALDQPTLPEADKLPYLADVLDAAQLALLREPAPASEQRLLESYDHLVRTWHGAADGRLRAAVSVSAPQRVSPEYFGSLDDLSRSHDLPLYAHMLETRAQRVLATEQPRFAGRSLVRWTADLGLLSERMNVIHAVWVDEDDIELLAASGAVVAHNPVSNLRLGSGVMPFRALRRAGVPVCLGVDEAICGDAVDMWGVVRTAGLVHTISGLPDEEWPSAHEVLDCLWRGGAQAVRQPDELGGVRPGMLADLALLDLHGLAFTPLNDVPGQLVYCASGQDVVLTMVDGAVVVDDGAVTTVDEAALLAEARELFAVKRPLVEAARQEAAAWLPAYRAMARRAAAAEVGMSRWVGR, encoded by the coding sequence ATGACCGCCACCGGCACGCTGTTCACCGACGTGCTCGTCTGGGACGCGGACGCGCCGGGCGGCACCACGGGCCCGACCGACGTGCTCGTCCGCGGCCAGCGCATCGCCGCGGTGGGGCGCGTCGACCGCACCGAGGTCGACCCCGGCACCCGGGTCGTCGAGGGGCACGGGCACCACCTGCTCGTCCCCGGCCTCGTCAACGCCCACTTCCACTCCCCCGCCAACCACCTCAAGGGCTCCCTGCCGAGCCTGCCGCTCGAGCTCTTCATGCTCTTCGAGTCGCCCGTCACCCCGGAGCTGCGCGCGACGCCGCGCGAGGCGTACCTCCGGACGGCGCTCGGGGCGCTCGAGATGCTGCGCGGCGGCACGACGTGCGTGCAGGACGACGCCTTCCTCATGCCGTCACCCGAGCCCGACGTCATCGACGCGGTGCTGTCGGCGTACCGGGACTGCGGGATCCGCGCCCGGGTCGCGCTCGACCAGCCGACGCTGCCGGAGGCCGACAAGCTGCCGTACCTCGCCGATGTGCTCGACGCGGCGCAGCTGGCGCTGCTGCGCGAGCCCGCCCCCGCCTCCGAGCAGCGGCTGCTGGAGAGCTACGACCACCTGGTCCGCACCTGGCACGGCGCCGCCGACGGCCGGCTGCGCGCCGCGGTCTCGGTCTCGGCGCCGCAGCGGGTCAGCCCGGAGTACTTCGGGTCGCTCGACGACCTCAGCCGCTCCCACGACCTGCCGCTCTACGCGCACATGCTGGAGACCCGCGCCCAGCGGGTCCTCGCGACCGAGCAGCCGCGCTTCGCCGGCCGGTCGCTCGTGCGCTGGACCGCGGACCTCGGCCTGCTCAGCGAGCGGATGAACGTCATCCACGCGGTGTGGGTCGACGAGGACGACATCGAGCTGCTGGCGGCGTCCGGCGCGGTGGTGGCGCACAACCCGGTGAGCAACCTGCGGCTCGGCAGCGGGGTGATGCCGTTCCGCGCCCTGCGCCGCGCCGGCGTGCCCGTCTGCCTCGGGGTGGACGAGGCGATCTGCGGCGACGCGGTCGACATGTGGGGCGTCGTCCGGACCGCCGGCCTCGTGCACACCATCAGCGGGCTCCCCGACGAGGAGTGGCCCTCCGCCCACGAGGTGCTGGACTGCCTGTGGCGCGGGGGCGCGCAGGCCGTGCGGCAGCCGGACGAGCTGGGCGGCGTACGCCCGGGCATGCTCGCCGACCTCGCCCTGCTCGACCTCCACGGCCTGGCGTTCACCCCGCTCAACGACGTCCCCGGCCAGCTCGTCTACTGCGCGTCGGGCCAGGACGTCGTGCTGACGATGGTGGACGGCGCGGTGGTCGTCGACGACGGTGCGGTCACGACCGTCGACGAGGCCGCCCTGCTCGCCGAGGCCCGCGAGCTGTTCGCGGTGAAGCGACCGCTCGTCGAGGCGGCCCGGCAGGAGGCGGCGGCCTGGCTGCCGGCGTACCGCGCGATGGCCCGGCGCGCCGCCGCGGCCGAGGTCGGGATGTCGCGGTGGGTGGGCCGGTGA